One genomic segment of Streptomyces liangshanensis includes these proteins:
- the egtC gene encoding ergothioneine biosynthesis protein EgtC, protein MCRHVAYLGPPVALGDLLIAPPHALYRQSWAPRRQRNGTVNADGFGVGWYAEGDPVPARYRRAVPIWSDLGLTDLARVVRSGALLAAVRDATLPGADGEAAAAPFAADRWLFSHNGAVGGWPASLADVARALPAEELLSLPAQTDSALVWALLLHRLRTGDEIGQALADTVLDVAKAAPASRLNLLATDGEHIAATAWGDSLWFRAEPGHHVVVASEPYDDDPRWREVPDRTLVVATRADVSLTPLKEPLP, encoded by the coding sequence ATGTGCCGTCATGTGGCCTATCTGGGGCCGCCGGTGGCGCTCGGCGACCTGCTGATCGCACCGCCCCACGCCTTGTACCGGCAGTCGTGGGCGCCGCGCAGGCAGCGCAACGGGACCGTCAACGCGGACGGTTTCGGGGTGGGTTGGTACGCCGAGGGCGACCCGGTCCCGGCGCGCTACCGGCGGGCGGTGCCCATCTGGTCGGACCTCGGGCTGACGGACCTGGCGCGGGTGGTCAGGAGCGGCGCGCTGCTCGCGGCCGTCCGGGACGCCACCCTGCCCGGCGCGGACGGCGAGGCGGCCGCGGCGCCCTTCGCCGCGGACCGCTGGCTGTTCAGTCACAACGGCGCCGTCGGGGGGTGGCCCGCGTCCCTGGCGGACGTGGCCCGGGCGCTGCCCGCCGAGGAGTTGCTGTCGCTCCCGGCGCAGACCGACTCCGCACTGGTGTGGGCGCTGCTGCTGCACCGGTTGCGGACCGGGGACGAGATCGGCCAGGCGCTGGCCGACACCGTCCTCGACGTGGCGAAGGCCGCCCCGGCGTCCCGGCTGAACCTGCTGGCGACGGACGGGGAGCACATCGCCGCGACGGCCTGGGGGGACTCGCTCTGGTTCCGGGCCGAACCGGGCCACCACGTCGTGGTGGCCTCGGAGCCGTACGACGACGATCCGCGCTGGCGCGAGGTCCCCGACCGCACCCTGGTCGTGGCCACCCGCGCCGACGTGTCGCTCACCCCCCTCAAGGAGCCACTCCCGTGA